The following coding sequences are from one Kallotenue papyrolyticum window:
- a CDS encoding anti-sigma regulatory factor: MAEAKVITIKSDLDIVAARMVARDTARALGFGAIDQARIATAISELARNIYLYAGEGSVTVRETSNGVRRGIEVICEDQGPGIADINLVMQDGYTSSKGMGMGLPGAKRLMDEFEIFSKVGVGTKVTCRKWTR; encoded by the coding sequence ATGGCCGAGGCTAAAGTTATCACTATCAAGAGCGATCTCGACATCGTTGCGGCGCGGATGGTCGCGCGTGATACCGCGCGGGCACTGGGCTTTGGCGCCATCGATCAGGCGCGCATCGCTACGGCCATCAGCGAGCTGGCGCGCAACATCTACCTCTATGCCGGCGAGGGGAGCGTCACCGTGCGCGAAACCAGCAATGGTGTCCGGCGTGGGATCGAGGTGATCTGCGAGGATCAGGGACCGGGCATCGCCGATATCAATCTGGTGATGCAGGACGGCTATACTTCCTCCAAGGGCATGGGCATGGGCCTCCCCGGCGCCAAACGCCTGATGGACGAATTCGAGATCTTCAGCAAGGTCGGCGTCGGCACCAAAGTCACCTGTCGCAAGTGGACGCGCTAA
- the nfi gene encoding deoxyribonuclease V (cleaves DNA at apurinic or apyrimidinic sites): MRDCLPPDWPTTAEAAIAVQQRLRAQVVSEDRLGPIRSVAGVDAGFRANGTITRAAVAVLSFPELALQAEAIAECATSFPYIPGLLSFREVPAVLAALAQLSTPPDVILCDGQGLAHPRRFGIACHVGVLLDRPTIGVAKTRLIGTHAPLADRRGAWQPLLDGNEVIGAVVRTRAGTRPLYVSVGHRISLPTAIRLVLQCTPRYRLPETTRRAHHLASRR, from the coding sequence ATGCGCGATTGCCTCCCCCCCGACTGGCCAACCACCGCCGAAGCCGCGATCGCCGTCCAGCAACGCCTGCGCGCCCAGGTCGTCAGCGAGGATCGGCTGGGGCCGATCCGCTCTGTCGCCGGCGTGGATGCCGGCTTCCGCGCCAATGGCACGATCACCCGCGCGGCGGTCGCCGTGCTCTCATTTCCAGAGCTCGCCCTGCAGGCGGAGGCGATCGCCGAATGCGCGACCAGCTTTCCCTACATTCCCGGGCTGCTCTCGTTCCGCGAAGTGCCGGCGGTGCTCGCCGCCCTGGCACAACTCAGCACACCACCCGACGTGATCCTGTGCGACGGGCAGGGCCTGGCGCATCCTCGTCGCTTCGGCATCGCCTGCCATGTGGGCGTGCTCCTTGATCGCCCCACCATCGGCGTCGCCAAAACGCGTCTGATCGGCACGCACGCGCCCCTGGCCGATCGGCGCGGCGCCTGGCAACCACTCCTGGACGGCAACGAGGTGATCGGCGCGGTGGTCCGCACGCGCGCCGGCACCCGTCCGCTCTACGTTTCGGTCGGCCACCGCATCAGCCTCCCCACTGCCATCAGGCTGGTGCTGCAGTGCACGCCGCGCTACCGTTTACCGGAAACGACGCGCCGGGCGCATCACCTCGCTTCGAGGCGGTGA
- a CDS encoding ATP-binding protein, with protein sequence MSERFESLHQSSLPAPERSGAPHAVVLLGVVAQLTRQLDAPDLPLRAARLVVEALPMVETALLWLVSRADRRLRPVAVAGAQAQWLQPALAHMVVEPWMGGPAWPLLQRQAQVLTSGAAYAADLEALGVQAEPLRRLSTDRPAFHVVRLPLLVGGDALGVLELITTQGQAAGALPDLMTLQAVADHLALALDYVQRADETHRLQRRLQAFDALLAAIASAGDVQQLAERALPALAHLAGSEHALLALSEDGQVRVAALTGALATVVDRNTWLAPDAEPLAEAGRAGSLIVQDLGPAHPWAALQAAGIARLTIMPLLAGPTPVGFLILGWPDEQAGDEARAILEALAPQLALAIVNQQRHSAGLREHRLLSSVIASLNEGVIICDRLGRLTLANRAAASLLGLDLALIRTRGELMQALQVRSLDGHNVPPEALPLSRALQGESYTDYEVEVTRGTGERAILCFSGAPLYADDGSIAGGVIVFRDLTEQKLHDAARSEFLAVAAHELRAPLAAVKGYADLLLQRELQRPDGSERDRRGMQMLARQIDHLVQLVDNLLNLSRLDAGRFDLYLQPVDLMPLLEACVDRMRMGDPAHQFELRGPESLPLVCDQLRVQQVLTNLLSNAARYSPAGTQVTVEVWTTSCTIEGGVVTELDGAEQCVMIAVRDQGVGMPPEVQARIFDRYFRANTSAAASGLGLGLYITREIVLRHGGKIWVESAPGQGTSVYVLLPVQAAPPRDAAAPALANQSLG encoded by the coding sequence ATGAGCGAGCGCTTCGAGTCCTTGCATCAGTCATCGCTTCCGGCGCCCGAGCGGTCAGGCGCACCGCATGCGGTCGTCCTGTTGGGGGTGGTGGCACAGCTGACCCGCCAACTGGATGCGCCCGATCTGCCGCTGCGCGCCGCGCGGCTGGTGGTTGAGGCGCTGCCGATGGTCGAGACGGCCCTGCTATGGCTGGTGAGCCGCGCCGATCGCCGCCTCAGACCGGTGGCGGTTGCAGGAGCGCAGGCACAGTGGCTGCAGCCAGCGCTGGCGCACATGGTGGTCGAGCCCTGGATGGGCGGGCCGGCCTGGCCGCTGCTGCAGCGTCAGGCGCAGGTGCTGACCTCGGGTGCGGCCTATGCCGCCGACCTGGAAGCGCTGGGGGTGCAGGCCGAGCCGCTGCGCAGACTGAGCACCGACCGGCCGGCCTTTCACGTTGTGCGGCTGCCGTTGTTGGTCGGCGGTGACGCGCTAGGCGTGCTGGAACTGATCACGACGCAGGGGCAAGCCGCCGGCGCACTGCCCGACCTGATGACGCTCCAGGCCGTTGCCGATCACCTCGCGCTGGCGCTGGACTACGTCCAACGTGCCGACGAGACACATCGCCTGCAACGTCGTCTGCAGGCGTTCGATGCGCTGCTCGCGGCGATCGCTTCCGCCGGTGACGTGCAACAGCTTGCCGAACGGGCCCTGCCGGCGCTTGCACACCTGGCCGGTAGCGAGCATGCCCTGCTGGCGCTGAGCGAAGATGGTCAGGTACGCGTGGCTGCCCTGACCGGCGCACTGGCGACGGTGGTTGACCGCAACACCTGGCTCGCTCCGGATGCCGAGCCGCTGGCCGAGGCCGGCCGGGCCGGCAGCCTGATCGTTCAGGACCTCGGCCCGGCGCATCCCTGGGCGGCGCTCCAGGCTGCAGGTATCGCCCGGCTGACGATCATGCCGCTGCTGGCCGGGCCAACGCCGGTTGGCTTTCTGATCCTGGGCTGGCCGGATGAGCAGGCCGGCGATGAGGCGCGTGCCATCCTGGAGGCGCTGGCGCCACAGCTCGCGCTGGCGATCGTCAATCAGCAACGGCATAGCGCCGGCCTGCGTGAGCACCGCTTGCTCAGCAGCGTGATCGCCTCGCTCAACGAGGGGGTGATCATCTGCGATCGCCTGGGGCGTCTCACCCTGGCCAATCGCGCCGCGGCCAGCCTGCTGGGCCTTGACCTGGCGCTGATCCGCACGCGCGGCGAGCTGATGCAGGCACTCCAGGTGCGCAGCCTGGACGGGCACAACGTGCCGCCGGAAGCGCTGCCGCTTTCGCGCGCCTTGCAGGGCGAGAGCTACACCGACTACGAGGTGGAGGTGACGCGCGGTACGGGCGAGCGGGCGATTCTCTGTTTTTCGGGCGCGCCGCTGTACGCCGATGATGGCAGTATCGCCGGCGGCGTGATCGTCTTCCGCGATCTGACCGAGCAAAAACTCCACGACGCGGCACGCAGCGAATTTTTGGCAGTTGCCGCCCATGAGCTGCGCGCGCCTCTGGCGGCGGTCAAGGGCTACGCCGATCTGCTGCTGCAGCGCGAGCTGCAGCGGCCCGATGGCAGCGAACGCGACCGACGCGGCATGCAGATGTTGGCGCGGCAGATCGATCATCTGGTGCAACTGGTCGATAACCTGCTCAACCTATCGCGCCTGGACGCCGGACGCTTTGATCTCTACCTACAACCGGTCGATCTGATGCCGCTGCTCGAAGCCTGCGTCGATCGCATGCGCATGGGCGATCCCGCGCATCAGTTCGAGCTGCGTGGACCGGAGAGCCTGCCGCTGGTCTGCGATCAGTTGCGCGTCCAACAGGTGCTGACCAATCTGCTCTCCAACGCGGCGCGCTACAGCCCGGCGGGGACGCAGGTTACAGTTGAGGTCTGGACCACCTCCTGTACCATCGAGGGGGGCGTGGTGACCGAGCTGGACGGTGCCGAGCAGTGTGTGATGATCGCGGTGCGCGACCAGGGCGTAGGCATGCCGCCGGAGGTCCAGGCGCGCATCTTCGATCGCTACTTCCGTGCCAACACCAGCGCCGCGGCCAGCGGGCTGGGCTTAGGGCTGTACATCACGCGCGAGATCGTGCTGCGCCACGGCGGTAAAATCTGGGTCGAGAGCGCGCCCGGTCAGGGCACCAGCGTGTATGTGCTGCTGCCGGTGCAAGCCGCGCCACCGCGCGATGCCGCCGCGCCGGCGCTGGCCAACCAGAGCCTGGGCTGA
- a CDS encoding STAS domain-containing protein, with protein sequence MEVIRIPILKIENFLVASIQTALHDVQAMEFKDNLLQQIYETKAKGVVLDLTAIDVLDSFVGRLINDISQMSNLMGAKVVITGLQPAVAITLVELGLELPQVLTALNLEKGIAALRRATGHAVYGRG encoded by the coding sequence GTGGAGGTTATTCGCATTCCGATCTTGAAGATCGAGAATTTTCTGGTGGCCTCGATCCAGACTGCGCTGCACGACGTGCAGGCGATGGAGTTCAAAGACAATCTGCTCCAGCAGATCTATGAAACCAAAGCCAAAGGCGTCGTGCTCGATCTGACGGCCATCGATGTCCTGGACAGCTTCGTCGGTCGGTTGATCAACGACATCTCGCAGATGTCCAACCTGATGGGCGCCAAAGTGGTGATCACCGGGTTGCAGCCGGCGGTGGCCATCACCCTGGTTGAACTGGGGCTGGAATTGCCGCAGGTGTTGACCGCGCTCAACCTCGAAAAAGGCATCGCGGCGTTGCGTCGCGCGACAGGGCACGCTGTCTATGGCCGAGGCTAA
- a CDS encoding replication-associated recombination protein A, whose product MDLFSHAAQQDQQAPLAARMRPRTLDEFVGQERIVGENRLLQRALRQGVLFSLILWGPPGSGKTTLARLLAQASQAHFEQLSAVSAGVAELRTVIKQAQERRRLYAQRTVLFVDEIHRWNKAQQDAVLPYVEDGTLILIGATTENPSFEINGALLSRCRVVRLEALDDEAIGAIVDRALRDAERGLGVLRVELEADARDLLINVANGDARAALNALEAAALAAPTDAAGRRVLDRAAIQEAYQRRQIAYDKGGDLHYDAISALHKSVRDSDPDGALYWLARMLEGGADPLYVARRIVRMAVEDIGLADPLALPQAIAAQQAVHLLGLPEGALALAQAVVYLCQAPKSNAVYRAYGRVLEDVEHTRNEPVPLHLRNAVTGLMRSLGYGAGYRYAHDYADARVEQEHLPPNLAGRRYYYPTTHGFEARVAERLAWRNHAAASTHDPAADVPTAEAHPPEHG is encoded by the coding sequence ATGGATCTCTTCAGCCATGCCGCCCAGCAGGATCAGCAGGCGCCCCTCGCGGCGCGCATGCGACCCCGGACGCTGGACGAATTTGTGGGTCAGGAACGCATCGTCGGCGAGAACCGCCTGTTGCAACGCGCCTTGCGCCAGGGCGTGCTCTTCTCGCTGATCCTCTGGGGACCGCCCGGCAGTGGCAAAACCACGCTGGCGCGCTTGCTGGCGCAGGCCAGCCAGGCCCACTTCGAACAGCTTTCGGCGGTCAGCGCCGGCGTTGCCGAGCTGCGTACCGTGATCAAGCAGGCCCAGGAGCGTCGCCGGCTCTACGCCCAGCGCACGGTGCTGTTCGTGGATGAGATCCACCGCTGGAACAAAGCCCAGCAGGATGCGGTGCTGCCCTACGTTGAGGATGGCACCCTGATCCTGATCGGCGCGACAACCGAAAATCCCTCCTTTGAGATCAACGGCGCGCTGCTGTCGCGCTGTCGGGTTGTGCGGCTGGAGGCGCTTGACGACGAGGCGATCGGTGCGATCGTTGACCGTGCCCTGCGCGATGCCGAGCGCGGCCTAGGCGTGCTGCGCGTCGAGCTGGAAGCGGACGCACGCGATCTGCTGATCAACGTAGCCAACGGCGATGCCCGCGCGGCGCTCAACGCGCTGGAGGCAGCCGCCTTGGCCGCGCCAACCGACGCAGCGGGCCGCCGCGTGTTGGATCGTGCGGCGATCCAGGAAGCCTACCAGCGGCGGCAGATCGCCTACGACAAAGGCGGTGACCTGCACTACGATGCCATCTCCGCTCTGCACAAATCCGTGCGCGACAGCGACCCCGATGGCGCGCTGTACTGGCTGGCGCGCATGCTGGAGGGCGGCGCCGATCCACTCTACGTGGCGCGGCGCATCGTGCGCATGGCGGTGGAGGATATCGGCCTGGCCGATCCCCTGGCGCTGCCACAGGCGATCGCAGCCCAACAGGCCGTGCATCTGCTGGGCCTGCCCGAAGGCGCGCTGGCGCTGGCCCAGGCGGTCGTCTACCTGTGCCAAGCGCCCAAGAGCAACGCGGTGTACCGCGCCTATGGCCGCGTGCTGGAAGATGTCGAACACACCCGCAACGAGCCGGTGCCGCTGCACCTGCGCAACGCGGTCACCGGTCTGATGCGCAGCCTGGGCTATGGCGCCGGCTATCGCTACGCGCATGACTACGCCGACGCGCGTGTCGAGCAGGAGCATTTGCCGCCCAACCTCGCCGGACGGCGCTACTACTATCCGACTACCCACGGCTTCGAGGCGCGTGTGGCTGAACGCCTGGCCTGGCGCAACCACGCTGCCGCCTCCACGCACGACCCGGCGGCCGATGTGCCGACGGCTGAAGCACACCCGCCCGAGCATGGGTGA
- the folK gene encoding 2-amino-4-hydroxy-6-hydroxymethyldihydropteridine diphosphokinase, protein MSRTHLVYLGLGANLGDRLAQLRAARARLAPTLMVLACSPLYETAPWGLTDQPPFLNAVCLARTALAPEALLLYLKTLERVLGRQPGRRWGPRAIDLDILLYDDLLLATPTLTIPHPRLHERAFVLEPLARLAPALLHPRLGLPIARLVQAVERSGVRLVAARW, encoded by the coding sequence ATGAGTCGTACCCATCTGGTCTATCTGGGGCTGGGCGCCAATCTGGGCGACCGGCTGGCGCAGTTGCGTGCGGCGCGCGCGCGGCTGGCGCCCACGCTCATGGTCCTCGCCTGTTCGCCGCTGTACGAGACGGCGCCCTGGGGGCTGACGGATCAGCCGCCCTTTCTCAACGCGGTATGTCTGGCGCGCACGGCCCTGGCGCCCGAAGCGTTGCTGCTCTACCTCAAAACCCTTGAGCGCGTGCTTGGCCGACAGCCCGGACGGCGCTGGGGCCCACGCGCGATCGATCTCGACATTCTGCTGTACGACGATCTACTCCTGGCAACGCCCACGCTCACGATCCCCCATCCGCGCCTACATGAACGCGCCTTTGTGCTGGAGCCGCTGGCGCGTCTGGCCCCCGCGCTGCTCCATCCGCGTCTGGGATTACCGATCGCCAGGCTGGTCCAGGCAGTCGAGCGCAGCGGCGTGCGGCTGGTTGCAGCACGCTGGTAG
- a CDS encoding response regulator, which yields MTDRPSYWSRYQIRRATAWLLAAALVVVLLLLGALLVDRLRVRNRAELQTIDAAQIQNDAAFGLLRDMQAGYRSYMLTGDPIFLEPYNRAVAQYPAALARLRQLALQGSIPEQLVQAFDQATQEWQALIADHIAALRDETGQALSPAQAFRDSQHFDLVRARQAELAQYITARREDLEQSYDRLDDISVVLLALVTFTTLSTLGYGLVLLRRMTLLADDQAARQHRQAAYARVVSTLNGPTQLEPLLDQALPVLLDSVNAQAGAIYIFENGLLQPMHAVGFRRELLTTLRADEGLPGRALEQERPILVADLPPETPYRINVGLGEAPPRALANVPLRYGRQVLGVLVIASVQRMNQEDLQQLSLSASQLATAISNVRAFEESQQIASELARSNEHLERLLETSETLQDIGRELVVQSDLQTLLDLVCRESRRLLRADYAAVATLADPFGATRWAAIDGAISSAARDTIFPPGKGTAARVIEQAGPVVITNFGQNPDFPPDEFPVHVAEGMRAALGVPLFRKDTPVGALIIGYRSERRISEQEIELATALASYASIAIENARLLNELQQERDLAEQRAQELALKNQEVERANRLKSEFVANMSHELRTPLNSILALSQILLDRLDGDLNEEQEKQVRIIERNGQNLLRLINDILDLSKIEAGRIELIPSAFALPDVINNVRSTIAPLVDDKHLTLEVVCADDLPRCYTDENKLKQILLNLCSNAVKFTERGGITIRARRGCHLVHSSLEGTSGAWVTIEVQDTGIGIAPEHQAIIWEEFRQIDGSLSRQYEGTGLGLAIVRRLVRLMGGEIELDSTPGVGSTFRFALPARLPQDRSVVERPVLPPVERQPLPEAPPTGERPLVLIVDDDVEVIYILEKYLRDDGYEIVAAQSGDEAIEKARALRPFAMTLDIMLPGRDGWEVIQTLKSDPQTCDIQIIVLSMLDNRQLGYSLGATDYLVKPVSRADLLQRLAALRNGTPIRRAVVIDDDPIEQRVLTTVLRDEQMEVTAFSDGEAALAYLAEHTPDLITLDLMMPGMDGLEVLDAIRKLTHLQSVPVLVITAKDLLEEERRRLNGRIAAIIRKGPRQRTELLAEVRDILQRRRQKLAATRAERLAEPPGS from the coding sequence TTGACAGACCGTCCATCGTACTGGTCCCGCTACCAGATTCGCCGTGCTACAGCGTGGCTGCTGGCTGCCGCACTGGTAGTCGTGCTGTTGCTGCTGGGCGCGCTGCTCGTCGATCGCCTGCGGGTGCGCAATCGCGCCGAGCTGCAGACGATCGACGCCGCGCAGATCCAGAACGACGCGGCCTTTGGCCTGTTGCGCGATATGCAAGCCGGCTACCGCAGCTATATGTTGACGGGCGATCCTATCTTTCTGGAGCCCTACAACCGGGCGGTAGCACAGTATCCGGCAGCGCTGGCACGCCTGCGCCAACTGGCGCTGCAGGGTTCTATTCCGGAACAGCTGGTGCAGGCCTTCGATCAGGCGACCCAGGAGTGGCAGGCACTGATCGCGGATCATATCGCCGCGCTGCGCGACGAAACGGGCCAGGCGCTCTCGCCGGCGCAGGCCTTCCGAGATAGCCAGCATTTCGATCTGGTGCGGGCGCGCCAGGCGGAGCTAGCCCAGTACATCACGGCACGCCGTGAAGACCTGGAGCAGTCCTACGATCGCCTGGACGATATCAGTGTCGTTTTGCTGGCGCTGGTGACGTTCACGACGCTGAGTACGTTGGGCTATGGCCTGGTCCTGCTCCGGCGCATGACCCTGCTGGCCGACGATCAGGCGGCGCGTCAGCACCGTCAGGCAGCCTATGCACGTGTTGTCAGCACGCTCAACGGACCAACCCAACTCGAACCGTTGCTGGACCAGGCGCTGCCGGTGCTGCTTGACAGCGTTAATGCGCAGGCCGGCGCGATCTATATCTTCGAGAACGGTTTGCTGCAACCGATGCATGCCGTCGGGTTTCGGCGCGAGTTGCTGACCACGCTGCGTGCTGATGAAGGCTTGCCTGGCCGCGCGCTAGAGCAGGAGCGTCCGATTCTGGTAGCCGATCTGCCACCGGAAACGCCCTACCGCATCAATGTCGGCCTGGGCGAAGCACCGCCGCGCGCGCTGGCCAACGTGCCGCTGCGCTATGGCCGTCAGGTGCTGGGGGTCTTGGTCATCGCCAGCGTCCAGCGCATGAACCAGGAGGATCTGCAGCAGCTCAGCCTCAGCGCCTCGCAACTGGCAACCGCCATCAGCAACGTGCGCGCCTTTGAAGAGAGCCAGCAGATCGCCAGCGAGCTGGCGCGCAGCAACGAGCACCTCGAACGCTTGTTGGAAACCAGCGAAACACTGCAGGATATCGGTCGTGAGCTGGTGGTCCAGAGCGACCTGCAAACCCTGCTCGACCTGGTCTGCCGTGAATCGCGCCGTCTGTTGCGCGCCGACTATGCCGCGGTTGCAACCCTGGCCGATCCCTTCGGCGCGACCCGTTGGGCAGCGATCGACGGCGCGATCTCCTCGGCGGCACGCGACACGATCTTCCCGCCCGGCAAGGGAACTGCGGCGCGCGTGATCGAGCAGGCTGGGCCGGTGGTGATCACCAACTTCGGCCAGAATCCCGACTTCCCGCCCGACGAGTTTCCGGTCCACGTGGCCGAAGGGATGCGTGCCGCGCTGGGCGTGCCGCTCTTCCGCAAAGACACGCCGGTCGGCGCGCTGATCATCGGCTACCGGAGCGAACGACGCATCAGCGAGCAGGAGATCGAGCTGGCCACGGCGCTGGCCTCCTATGCCTCGATCGCCATCGAAAACGCGCGGCTGTTGAACGAACTGCAGCAAGAGCGCGACCTGGCCGAGCAGCGCGCCCAGGAGCTGGCGCTCAAAAACCAGGAGGTCGAGCGCGCCAACCGCCTCAAGAGCGAATTTGTCGCCAACATGAGCCATGAGCTGCGCACGCCGCTCAACTCGATTCTGGCGCTGTCGCAGATCTTGCTGGATCGCCTGGATGGCGACCTGAATGAGGAGCAGGAGAAGCAGGTGCGCATCATCGAGCGCAACGGCCAGAATCTGTTGCGGTTGATCAACGATATTCTCGATCTCTCCAAGATCGAAGCCGGTCGCATCGAACTGATCCCCTCCGCCTTCGCGCTACCCGATGTGATCAACAACGTGCGTAGCACGATCGCGCCGCTGGTGGACGACAAGCATTTGACGCTCGAGGTGGTCTGCGCCGACGACCTGCCGCGCTGCTATACCGATGAAAACAAGCTCAAGCAGATTCTGCTTAACCTGTGCAGCAACGCAGTCAAATTCACCGAGCGTGGCGGGATCACCATCCGGGCCAGGCGTGGTTGCCACCTTGTGCACAGCAGTCTCGAGGGCACGTCCGGCGCATGGGTCACCATCGAAGTGCAGGATACCGGCATCGGCATCGCGCCCGAGCATCAGGCGATCATCTGGGAGGAGTTTCGCCAGATCGACGGTTCGCTGTCGCGCCAGTATGAGGGCACAGGGCTGGGGCTGGCGATCGTGCGGCGACTGGTGCGCCTGATGGGCGGCGAGATTGAGCTGGATAGCACGCCCGGCGTGGGCTCGACCTTCCGCTTTGCGCTGCCGGCGCGCCTGCCGCAAGACCGCAGCGTGGTCGAGCGGCCGGTGCTGCCGCCGGTTGAGCGCCAGCCGCTGCCCGAGGCGCCGCCGACCGGCGAGCGTCCCCTGGTGCTGATCGTCGATGACGATGTCGAAGTGATCTATATCCTGGAAAAGTATCTGCGCGATGACGGCTACGAGATCGTTGCGGCGCAGAGCGGTGATGAAGCGATCGAAAAGGCGCGCGCGCTGCGACCCTTTGCCATGACGCTGGATATCATGCTGCCGGGGCGCGACGGCTGGGAGGTGATCCAGACGCTCAAGAGCGATCCGCAGACCTGTGACATCCAAATCATTGTGCTTTCCATGCTCGACAACCGTCAGCTCGGCTATAGCCTGGGTGCGACGGACTATCTGGTCAAGCCCGTCTCGCGCGCGGATCTGCTGCAGCGCCTGGCGGCGTTGCGCAACGGCACGCCCATTCGCCGGGCAGTGGTGATCGACGACGATCCCATCGAACAGCGCGTGCTCACGACGGTGCTGCGCGACGAGCAGATGGAGGTGACGGCCTTCAGCGATGGTGAGGCAGCGCTGGCCTACCTGGCCGAGCACACGCCCGACCTGATCACGCTGGATCTGATGATGCCGGGCATGGACGGCCTTGAGGTGCTGGATGCGATCCGCAAGCTGACCCACTTGCAAAGCGTGCCGGTGCTGGTGATCACCGCCAAGGATCTGTTGGAAGAGGAGCGCCGGCGGCTCAACGGCCGCATTGCGGCGATCATCCGCAAAGGTCCACGCCAGCGGACCGAGTTGTTGGCCGAAGTGCGCGACATTCTGCAGCGGCGGCGGCAGAAACTCGCTGCTACCCGCGCTGAGCGCCTCGCCGAGCCGCCGGGGAGCTGA
- a CDS encoding NUDIX hydrolase, whose product MHQTPGCYPLIGVAAVVWRDERVLLVRRGRPPRQGEWSLPGGRQEWGERVREAVQREVREETGIEIEVQAIVDVVDLIDRDEASGAVRFHYTLIDTLAEWRSGEARPADDADAVAWVTLDELPTYQLWHETERIIRQAATMRAAGMTTNAPAPSAQRRA is encoded by the coding sequence ATGCATCAGACACCTGGCTGCTATCCCCTGATCGGCGTCGCCGCAGTCGTGTGGCGTGATGAGCGCGTGCTGCTGGTGCGCCGGGGACGGCCGCCGCGCCAGGGCGAGTGGAGCCTGCCCGGTGGCCGGCAGGAGTGGGGCGAACGCGTGCGTGAGGCCGTCCAGCGCGAAGTACGCGAGGAGACCGGCATCGAGATCGAGGTCCAGGCCATCGTCGATGTGGTTGATCTGATCGACCGTGATGAAGCGAGCGGCGCGGTACGCTTCCACTACACGCTGATCGACACGCTGGCCGAATGGCGCAGCGGCGAGGCCCGGCCCGCCGACGATGCCGACGCCGTCGCCTGGGTGACGCTCGACGAGCTGCCGACCTACCAGCTCTGGCACGAGACCGAACGCATTATTCGCCAGGCGGCCACCATGCGCGCTGCCGGCATGACGACGAACGCGCCGGCACCGTCAGCGCAACGGAGGGCCTAA
- a CDS encoding NAD-dependent epimerase/dehydratase family protein: MWRVLITGSSGQIGTNLALRLQADGHTVFGVDKRVNPWTDRFAYLLQDLSAPYRDFAGGIGSVPYPPCDVVVHLAANAKVHELVEAPHRAMENLQITFNVLEYCRHNNIPLIFSSSREVYGDIHRYITDETHADFSFTESPYSASKIGGEALIYAYARCYGLRYIVFRFSNVYGRYDCDLERMERVIPLFIRRMAQGLPVTVYGREKVLDFTYVDDCVDGIVRGIERLLAGEVVNQTINLAYGQGNTLVRMAELVASALGVAPTIIVEPAKRTGEVTHYVADLRKAKALLDYQPQTPLEQGIPKAVAWWRAWHGRDRV, encoded by the coding sequence ATGTGGCGAGTCCTGATCACCGGATCGAGCGGCCAGATCGGCACCAATCTGGCGCTGCGGCTGCAGGCGGACGGGCATACAGTCTTCGGCGTTGATAAGCGCGTCAATCCCTGGACCGACCGCTTTGCCTACCTGCTGCAGGATTTGAGCGCGCCCTACCGCGATTTCGCCGGGGGCATCGGCTCGGTGCCCTACCCTCCCTGCGACGTGGTTGTGCACTTAGCGGCCAATGCCAAGGTTCACGAGCTGGTAGAGGCGCCGCACCGCGCGATGGAAAACCTGCAGATCACGTTTAATGTGCTGGAGTATTGCCGCCACAACAACATCCCGTTGATCTTCTCCTCGTCGCGCGAGGTGTACGGCGATATTCATCGCTATATCACCGACGAGACGCACGCCGATTTTTCATTCACCGAGAGCCCGTATTCCGCATCTAAGATCGGCGGCGAGGCGCTGATCTATGCCTACGCGCGCTGCTATGGCCTGCGCTACATCGTCTTTCGCTTCAGCAACGTGTACGGTCGCTATGATTGTGACCTCGAACGCATGGAGCGCGTTATTCCGTTGTTTATCAGGCGTATGGCGCAGGGCTTGCCGGTCACCGTCTATGGCCGCGAGAAGGTGCTGGATTTTACCTACGTTGACGATTGCGTGGATGGTATTGTGCGCGGCATCGAACGCCTGCTGGCCGGTGAAGTGGTCAACCAGACGATCAATTTAGCCTACGGCCAGGGCAACACGCTGGTGCGCATGGCCGAACTGGTGGCCTCGGCCTTGGGGGTGGCGCCCACGATCATCGTTGAGCCGGCCAAGCGTACCGGTGAAGTGACGCACTACGTCGCCGATCTGCGCAAGGCGAAGGCGTTGCTCGACTATCAGCCACAGACGCCGCTGGAGCAGGGGATCCCCAAAGCCGTGGCCTGGTGGCGCGCCTGGCATGGACGCGATAGGGTGTAG